In the Primulina eburnea isolate SZY01 chromosome 15, ASM2296580v1, whole genome shotgun sequence genome, CCCAATAACCATTGACTGATTTCAACCTcagagtggtcacgccggagaATCTTCCAGCACCCATTAACGTTCTTTCTCTCTTGAAAGTGCAGATCCAGATGTCCAAGCAACCATCTCCGGCTCATCAACTCGACCCTTGAAATCGCCCAACAAACTCTTCCCCGATTCACCTAGTCTTCATCAATTTACAAGCTTGATAGTTCGTGGAATTGGATATCCCGGTGGCCTAATCCCAAATTGAATTCCGGTTAATTCAACCCGAGTCTTAATTTGGCTCAAATCTCCTCCTGTTTCTATCGAATTTTTCAAATCTGTCAGGGGATAACCAGGAAGTGTAGTTCCATTCCCCACAGGAGCAGGGAATCCATCTCCATCTTCAAGAATAACATTGGTAGCAGACACTAAAATCTCTCGATTCTGAAACCCAATGAATATTTCCAGCCTTTGAGCTCGTCCATGCCCGCATTTAGCATCGTTGCCGTGGACTTGAAGGCCCAAGGTTGAGCACTCGCATTCTTTATGTAGGGATACTCCCTTGTTCGAGAGACGAAAGTCTGTGAGAAAGATCCCGTTGCAATTATTTTGTTCTGGAGGTGGCTTATTTCCATCATAATAATCTGTACTagaaagaaattcaagaaactgTACAAGATTACCAATCAAGACCATTTCAAAGATGATTTTTTCTCGTTCGACTTTGGACTATAGTAGTTGGTTCATCTGAGTTTTGGTGCTTCAGAACCTTTGTAAGCTTTACTTGGATGATTATTTAATCTTTGTCAGAAAAAAAGAAGGTAACGATGTTTCATGGTTTTGGACTCAGTGAAGGAATTAGTCAGGTAAAATCTCCTCCAGTACTTTAACTAAATATTCAGAAAGTTTGTATTACCAACTACAAGGTCTGTCTATCTGTTAGAGAAAAAGAATACTGTAGTGCCCACGAATATGTTCACAGATCTCGTAATCATGTATCATGTTTCTGTTGCCTGAATCTTCGTAAGATAATAAATGTTAATAACTAACTAGTCGCAATTTAAGATTGGAAATCGCTGATAAAAAGAACATATTTTTAGGACTAGGTATCAAAAGTAAAATAACATCATTAATAAAAGGAAAAACCAAATGATTGCTTCTAGAATTCTCGCATCATTCAAATACAGTAAGTTACACCAGCTACTCTTTACACCGAGaggaaaagaaaacaaaaggaaGAAAGAAATATCCAGCTTCCCAAGTCACTATCACATTTGAACATTAGATACAACTCTTTCGCATTATATCTCCATCCCCTCTGATCCCTTGCAGCTGCCGCATAGGATGTTCTAGTATAAAAAGAGGACTTCCGAGAACTTTAAGGAGCATTTGAATTCATACTTCTACTACGCCAATTCAATGTTAGCTGGTTGTGAACTGCCTTCGACAAATTTGGATTTTGATTTTGCTACTCGTGATGACCTTGATGACAAAGAAAAATTAGACTTAGGGGAGGAAGTTGACTTAGATTTCTTCCTTTTCTGCTTTTTCTTTATACTAGAAACATTCATGTCAGATCCTGATTGTTGCATGGATTCTCCATAATCTGTTCATAAAAAAGAGAGACAAAATTATGAATAAGAAGCTGCTAAGATCCTTCATCACCTTTTCATAACCTCAAAACATCTATAAAAGCAACATGATGAGAACACAAATGAGAGAAAAAAATGCTGATGTTATTCACATTTTTATTCACTCATCGTGAAGTCGCAATAGGTTTCGATACAGTGACTGATCTATCCACTGTAAAGTTACCAAAGAATTCTTGAGACACTAAGGAAATTTAAACATATATTTGGGTTATCAGAGCAGAGCCAATGGTTGCCAAAGTAATGATGCACTGATTCAATAATATGTTTAAATCTACATGCCCTGTGATTACATATTCCCAGTGTTCTAGGAAACCCGTTCACGGTGCAGCTGCAAGTCTACCAGTGCACAGAAACCAAATTTATTATAGTTCCTTTGGTTAGATGCATCCTACCATTTACTCAAATGTCACTACAAATGAGCCAAAGTTTCCCCCCGACGCGTGTCTAGGAATCTTATTGATTTTACCTCTCTTACAAATTAGAAAAATACAACAATATGTAGGGCATGCTTATCATTTTCAggcaaaaatcatattttctgaAAGATACAAGCATGTGATATTACAATCATTGGACGAATCATCCTTTCTTGAATTCCTTTACTGGTCACTGTCTATATGTGGTTCTAACATTAAGTTGGAGGTAATAAAGGCTTAAGAAGTGCTATGATCAATTAtgaatctttaaaaaaaaattcgtttGAGATGCATGAACCAACCATGGGACGACCACGGAGAAAGCGCAGAACCAGAGTTACCGATCG is a window encoding:
- the LOC140813845 gene encoding uncharacterized protein isoform X2; its protein translation is MEIGTPTDVKHVAHIGWDGPSGSAPSWMNEFRTTADFTTTSIGNSGSALSPWSSHDYGESMQQSGSDMNVSSIKKKQKRKKSKSTSSPKSNFSLSSRSSRVAKSKSKFVEGSSQPANIELA
- the LOC140813845 gene encoding uncharacterized protein isoform X1 gives rise to the protein MGTKMKGIYKGFIYTLSQIFVVKEREMEIGTPTDVKHVAHIGWDGPSGSAPSWMNEFRTTADFTTTSIGNSGSALSPWSSHDYGESMQQSGSDMNVSSIKKKQKRKKSKSTSSPKSNFSLSSRSSRVAKSKSKFVEGSSQPANIELA